The window GTATTTTTTTACTTCTTTGTAGTAGCGCTTGGCCTGGCGCTCGTCGCCGTCTTCCTTGGCCATGTCGCCCAGGGCCAGGAGGCTGTAGAGCAGGTAGCCGGAGTCGAGGTCGTTGGTGCTTTTGGCAAACTCGATGACGCGTACAAAGTACTTGCGGGCATCGTTGTGCTTGTTGAGCACATCGTACATCTGGCCCAGGTAAAAGGCAGCATAGCGTCCGCTGATGGACTCGTAGCCGGGCATCTGGTTATCGATCTTGTCCAGGATGCTTTTGGAGGTCTCTTCCAGCTTGGTGTACTGGCCCGTGGTATAGAGCATGCGGGCGTAGTAGCGGTGGAAATAGGGGTTATCGGGATAGGTCCTGTGCAGGTATTCCGACAGGCGCAGGGCCTCGTAGGGTTTGTTCTCGTCCAGGGCCAGGATGCGCATCAGGAAATACTGGGCCTCGGTACGGGTGTAGAAAGCGTTGTTGGCTACCTCCTTGAGCTGCTGCATCCCCAGGGATTTGTCGCCACTGGGCATGAACATCAGCACAGGCTTCAGCAGGGGGTAGTTTTCTGGTACCCACTCGGCATAGTAGTTATAAAGGGCATCGCCAAAGAGAAACTCCGAGCCAAGCGCTTTTTTCTCCCCTTTCATGTCCAGGTATTCCAGTGATTTTTTGCCGGAAGAAGCAGCTTTGCGCCAGCTTTTGCGCTCTGAATGCAGGCGGCTTTTAAAGGCCCAGGCACCGGAGAGGAAAAACTTGGCTTCTGCATTCGACTCGTCTGCACTTAGCATACGCTCGGCAAGGTAGATGGTGCTGTCCATGTACTGGGTGAAGCGCTCATCGTAACGCTCGTTCTCTACATTGGGCATAATTTTCCACCACTGGCTAAGGCCCATCAGGAAGTAGGGCAGCGGGTGGGTGGGGTATTTTTGCTTGATCCAGCGAAACTGCTGCTCGGCTTTTGCAAATTTAAAATTGTACATCTGGTTGATGGCATCGGCGGTTTCCATCTGGAGGGTCATGTCCATCAGGAGCAGCTTTTGCTCATCTGCAGATAACTCCGGCGCCTCTACCAATTGGGTATCAGTGGAGGCCGTCTGCCCATAAGCAGCCAGGTTCAGGAAGACCAACAGTAAGAGAATGAGGTGTTTCATAGTGGAGTTATCGCAAATACCGTGCACAATGTAATTATAATCAAAAAAGGCCTAGACTAGTTCTCCTATGTGATATTTACTGTGTTTTTATATGATTTCGCATGAACCTTTTAGAGGGTAGTTAGATGATCCTCGTAGAAAGCCTGCTACTCCAAACGATAATCCCCTCCCGGGAGGGGCTGGGGTGGGTGGGTTGCCGAAGCGGTTGGTTGTTGTCGCAATGTTGAGCGGTGATAACAATGATGATTCAGATCTTCTATATTGAATGCTTATGATTAATATAGTTTAAACACACTCCTTCCGGCACTAAAATCCCACCGCTACGGCAACCAACCTACAAGTATGCAACCCACCCACCCCTACCCCTCCAGGGAGGGGAATATCGTACCAGTTGGTAATTTTCAGTTTTTCAATAGTCGCCGCTGAAGTGGCTGAAACATAAATTGTCATCTTAGGCGTACCCCGGGTTGAAACCCGGGGCTAACTAGTAGCGCAGTAATTATCTATTTTTAATTGTATGATTCTATAGAGACCTTTTATTTAGCCCCGGGTTTCAACCCGGGGTACCCTTGCATTTATCCCCACCCCCCACGAACCAAAAAAAACAATTACTTTTTCTGAATAAATAGAATATTTTTGCAGCGGGTTGTACAAGCCTTTAACATTAATTAACGAATTCAGTAACGGCAAGAGGCATAGGAAGCGCTATCTTCACCGTTCTTTAGCCATTGATCATCCATTACTGCCGGGATACAGCTTCCCGGAAGTTCCTGCAGGGCAGGTAAAAATTAAAATATGCAGCAGTTTAAGCGTTTGAATGATTTGGTTGGCTGGGGGATCTTTCTCCTGGCTTTGGTGGTATATGGCCTTACCGTAGAACCTACCGCCAGTTACTGGGATGTAGGGGAATTTATTGCCGCTTCCTACAAGCTGGAAGTGCCCCACCCTCCCGGAGCGCCTTTCTTTCTCCTGATTGGCCGGATGTTCTCGCTCTTTGCCCCTGATGTTGAATCAGTAGCCGTTTTCGTGAACTGGGTCAGTGTGATCAGCAGCGCCTTTACCATTATGTTCCTCTACTGGAGCATTGTGTTACTGGCCCGCAAAATGGTGAATGCGCCCCTGGGTGCCGAAACCTCCCGCCAGTCGGTGCTGATGATCGGCAGCGGTATTATCGGTGCACTTGCTTATACTTTTTCTGATTCTTTCTGGTTTTCGGCAGTAGAGGCCGAGGTATATGCCATGTCGTCTTTCTTCATGGCCATTGTGGTATGGGCCATGCTTAAGTGGGAGCTGCTGGACGATCCGCGCCTCTCGAACCGCTGGCTGATCCTGATCGCCTACATCATGGGCCTCTCCATCGGTGTCCACCTGCTGAACCTGGTGGCAGTGCCGGCCCTCGCGCTCATTTACTACCATAAGCGCTATGCCAAATACACCATGGTGGGGGTGCTGCTGGCCATGTTTATCGGTCTGGTGATTGTGGGCGTGGTGATGGTGGGTATTATTCCCGGCCTGCCGTCCATTGCCGGCTCTTTCGAGATCTTCTTTGTGAACAGCCTGGGCATGCCTTTTGGCTCCGGAGCTATTTTCTTTGTGCTCCTGTTCCTGGGTCTGGTGATATTTGGTGTGATGTGGAGCGAGCGCAAAAAAATGGTAGGCCTGAATACAGCCCTGCTGGCGCTGGTGTTTATCCTGATTGGCTACTCCAGCTATACGCTGGTGGTGATCCGGAGTAACTTTAACCCGCCCATCGACGAGAACAATCCTGAAAACCTGATTGCCTTTGTGTCTTACCTGAAAAGGGAGCAATATGGCGATCGTCCGCTCCTGTATGGCCAGTATTTTGATGCAGAGCTGGAGCGCTACGACCGCGGCGATCCTGTTTACCGGAAGGGAGCTGATAAATATGAAATTGCCAGCTATAAGCCTGTACCGGTCTAT of the Flammeovirgaceae bacterium 311 genome contains:
- a CDS encoding hypothetical protein (COG5023 Tubulin), with amino-acid sequence MKHLILLLLVFLNLAAYGQTASTDTQLVEAPELSADEQKLLLMDMTLQMETADAINQMYNFKFAKAEQQFRWIKQKYPTHPLPYFLMGLSQWWKIMPNVENERYDERFTQYMDSTIYLAERMLSADESNAEAKFFLSGAWAFKSRLHSERKSWRKAASSGKKSLEYLDMKGEKKALGSEFLFGDALYNYYAEWVPENYPLLKPVLMFMPSGDKSLGMQQLKEVANNAFYTRTEAQYFLMRILALDENKPYEALRLSEYLHRTYPDNPYFHRYYARMLYTTGQYTKLEETSKSILDKIDNQMPGYESISGRYAAFYLGQMYDVLNKHNDARKYFVRVIEFAKSTNDLDSGYLLYSLLALGDMAKEDGDERQAKRYYKEVKKYGSRSHSAHSKARERLKEM